TATAGGCATTACCCAATACGGCTGCGAGGAGTACAACACCCCATTGCATAGCCGAGATTTCTACCCAGCCTTCCACAAACACCGTCATTGGGAGGGATACGGCGGCCAACGGTACTGCCAACCAGAACAGCATAAACTGAGGGTTTTCCTCTGAGCCCAAACGCTTATTCAACACGTGCTCAATCGCCAGCGTCAGTGCTGCCACGATTGGCGCAATCACACTAAACCCGCTGCCTGCATCTTCAGGTCTATTGATATAAAACACCGCGCCAAAACCCACTAAACTTGCGATAACGTTCTTCAGCGAAATCTTTTCACCGAGTAGAACAACAGCCAGCGGGATAATGAAAATGGGCTCTGCAAACAAAATGGTAATCACGGTGGCAAACGGTAGGTTGGCCAAGGAGTAAAACAAGGCGTAGCAACCCACTAGGTTAAGCGCAAAGCGCCAG
The nucleotide sequence above comes from Grimontia kaedaensis. Encoded proteins:
- a CDS encoding DMT family transporter; this encodes MHRETHWSGLAMIFLAVVSATAMDAFIKLAGGDIGTWQLLFMRWIIGALVILPVVAYYWKKREKIKDRRIYYWRFALNLVGCYALFYSLANLPFATVITILFAEPIFIIPLAVVLLGEKISLKNVIASLVGFGAVFYINRPEDAGSGFSVIAPIVAALTLAIEHVLNKRLGSEENPQFMLFWLAVPLAAVSLPMTVFVEGWVEISAMQWGVVLLAAVLGNAYNYFIIMGFRRAHVATGSVLLYLSVPMAFIIGVMFFNEVPTLTDVVCGALILGASMLANMRRPGEKQRDELGNEVPANS